TGCTCCTAGTCCGGCGAGTCCCGGAACGCGTCAGACCGGCAGCCCGAGCAAGAAGTTCGCGGCATCGATCACATGAACGTCGCCGGCCATCCCGGGTCGCTCGCAATGCAGGACGACCTGGAACCGGCGACGGACTTTGAGGCGTTCAGCGAAGTATTCCATGGCTGGGGCTGGAGACGTCTCAGAGAGCTTCGCCTCGATCAAAACCCAGGGCTTCCGTTCCAATGTAAGCAAGAAGTCCACCTCGCGCTTCTCTTTATCTCTGAGGTAGTAGAGTTCTAACGGCGGAAGTCCCCAGTCCTGCGTAAAGTGGCACCACTTGAGAAGGTGGCTCGCCACAAGGTTCTCAAAGCGAGCTCCCTCGCTCCCCACTTCGGACCAGTCCCAAAGATAGAGCTTTGGTTCCTTACGAAGGGAGCGCGCCATGCGGCCTGCAAACGGTCGAACCAGATATAAGAAGTAGAGCCGCTGGAGGTGGTCCGTCCACTGGCGGACCGATTCCGTTGCAACCTGCAAATCCTCGCGAAGCGCGTTGTAAGACAACACCCCCGCCGCACGCAATACAAGGAGTTCGATCAACTCCTCCACGTGAGAGAGCATCCGGATGCGCGTCAGGTCGCGCAGGTCTTCCTTCACTATCAAGGCACGGCGTTCCCGCAGCCATTGGCGATGATGTCGCTCATTCCTTTCAAGGAATGGTTCCGGAAAGCCACCCCAGCGAAGCAAGGCCCGGAGCGCCCTCCGTGCTTCCGATGGCGCGGGCTCTGCCAACTT
This region of Candidatus Eisenbacteria bacterium genomic DNA includes:
- a CDS encoding ATP-binding protein, whose product is MKRSFENLLDLEHFPHRKIAFVVGPRQAGKTTLARALLKKRKSKDLYRSWDDLQWRREFVSAPYTFLDAYRPKGSSERPLVVLDEIHKYPRWKTYVKGLWDTRGDRVDLLVTGSARLDVYQRGGDSLLGRYHQYRLHPLSLREVIDPEGCSIEEYPEKTMSSLLKLAEPAPSEARRALRALLRWGGFPEPFLERNERHHRQWLRERRALIVKEDLRDLTRIRMLSHVEELIELLVLRAAGVLSYNALREDLQVATESVRQWTDHLQRLYFLYLVRPFAGRMARSLRKEPKLYLWDWSEVGSEGARFENLVASHLLKWCHFTQDWGLPPLELYYLRDKEKREVDFLLTLERKPWVLIEAKLSETSPAPAMEYFAERLKVRRRFQVVLHCERPGMAGDVHVIDAANFLLGLPV